From Penicillium psychrofluorescens genome assembly, chromosome: 6, one genomic window encodes:
- a CDS encoding uncharacterized protein (ID:PFLUO_009333-T1.cds;~source:funannotate), which produces MDVSGLSSNWKKLQATLKKGGASTTTAPATKKRRAAADPDSAHGTPKERRVPETDRAVTKTNKRKRMSSTGVDTADVAVPARRKSSAGSSAAALVSRTAKVNEGRSSTAELGKYVAMDCEMVGVGPHPDNDSVLARVSIVNFNGDQIYDSYVRPKEMVTDWRTHVSGIAPKHMVEARSLEEVQRDVADIMDGRILVGHAVSNDLDALLLGHPKRDIRDTSKHAAYRKIAGGGSPRLKVLAEEFLGLTIQEGAHSSVEDARATMALYRRDKDAFEREHLKKWPIRAAVESAEKGDGQKKKKKKKKQTRKR; this is translated from the exons ATGGACGTATCTGGCCTGTCGAGTAACTGGAAGAAGTTGCAGGCGACGCTGAAGAAAGGGGGCGCCTCCACTACCACAGCCCCGGCCACCAAGAAGCGCAGAGCCGCTGCCGACCCCGACTCCGCACACGGGACGCCGAAGGAACGCAGGGTCCCAGAAACAGACCGGGCAGTTACAAAAACGAATAAGCGAAAGAGAATGTCTAGTACGGGCGTGGACACAGCAGACGTCGCGGTTCCTGCGCGAAGAAAGTCCAGCGCGGGCAGTTCTGCCGCGGCTCTAGTGTCACGGACGGCGAAGGTCAACGAGGGCCGCTCTTCGAC CGCCGAACTAGGGAAATACGTCGCAATGGACTGCGAAATGGTCGGCGTCGGCCCTCACCCGGACAACGACTCCGTGCTTGCGCGCGTCAGCATCGTCAATTTCAACGGCGACCAGATCTACGACTCATACGTGCGGCCCAAGGAGATGGTCACCGACTGGCGGACCCATGTCAGTGGCATCGCGCCGAAACACATGGTCGAGGCGCGCTCGCTGGAGGAAGTCCAGCGCGACGTGGCAGACATCATGGACGGGCGCATTCTAGTAGGTCATGCCGTGAGCAATGATCTGGATGCGCTGCTTCTGGGCCATCCCAAGCGCGATATTCGAGACACAAGCAAGCATGCGGCTTACCGCAAGATTGCGGGCGGTGGGTCGCCGCGGCTGAAGGTTTTGGCGGAGGAGTTCTTGGGGTTGACGATCCAAGAGGGCGCGCATTCGAGTGTGGAGGATGCTAGGGCGACGATGGCGCTGTATCGGCGTGACAAGGATGCGTTTGAGAGGGAGCATTTGAAGAAGTGGCCGATTCGAGCGGCTGTGGAGAGTGCGGAGAAGGGGGATgggcagaagaagaagaagaaaaagaagaagcagacgcGCAAGCGATGA
- a CDS encoding uncharacterized protein (ID:PFLUO_009336-T1.cds;~source:funannotate) produces MSSVKSIPPATELQDKIYINGEYVQAESGEWYTLYNPTDDKVISSKIPVAGQADVDNAVNAAQDAFYGPWSKFTSAQRGACLRKLADLLDEDDRLVKILTLDALSTGNPISIIPTREKNYIMGQLNYYAGWTDKMRGDYFPADDGFVKLVRHEPLGVCAGINPFNAPVATLIMKTAPCLATGNVMILKPSENSPLGSLAIAALFEAAGFPKGVFQVLTGAGTTGALLAEHMRIRKISFTGSVATGRKIQIAAAKSNLKRVTLELGGKSPALVFEDANLDNALTWTVNAILARSGQVCVAASRVYVQKSIADKFIDGYKERMKEAVKKIGNPLEESTSMGPLVNKAAFERVSGMIERGKSEAELVVGGMRHGDEGCFVEPTVFLNPKEGAEIYKNEIFGPVAVIKTFETEEEVLALANDTEFGLMSGVFTKDLNRALRISALLESGVVGVNCISSMNVQVPFGGKKASGIGREFGEYVGTMVED; encoded by the exons ATGTCTTCAGTGAAATCGATTCCCCCCGCAACGGAGCTGCAGGACAAGATATACATTAACGGGGAATATGTTCAGGCGGAGTCTGGGGAGTGGTACACTTTGTATAATCCAACTGATGACAAGGTTATTTCCAGCAAAATCCCCGTTGCAGGCCAGGCGGATGTTGATAATGCTGTAAATGCTGCGCAAGATGCCTTCTACGGGCCTTGGAGCAAGTTCACCAGTGCCCAGCGCGGGGCATGTCTTCGAAAGCTTGCAGACCTTTTGGACGAGGACGACCGACTCGTGAAGATCTTGACACTTGACGCACTCAGCACGGGCAACCCAatttccatcatccccaCTCGGGAGAAGAACTATATTATGGGCCAGCTGAACTATTACG CTGGGTGGACGGACAAGATGCGAGGCGATTACTTTCCGGCTGATGATGGGTTTGTCAAGCTTGTACGCCACGAGCCTCTTGG TGTATGCGCTGGGATCAACCCATTTAACGCCCCAGTCGCCACACTCATCATGAAAACTGCCCCATGTCTTGCTACCGGAAACGTGATGATTTTGAAGCCTTCCGAGAACAGTCCTCTCGGTTCATTGGCTATTGCAGCCCTTTTTGAAGCTGCGGGCTTTCCGAAGGGGGTTTTCCAAGTCCTTACTGGGGCTGGCACAACTGGCGCGTTATTAGCTGAGCATATGCGCATTCGCAAG ATCAGCTTCACTGGCAGCGTCGCAACCGGCAGGAAGATCCAGATCGCTGCAGCAAAGAGTAACTTGAAGCGTGTCACTCTCGAATTAGGTGGCAAGAGTCCTGCTCTGGTCTTTGAAGACGCCAATTTGGACAATGCATTGACATG GACCGTCAATGCTATCCTGGCCCGCTCGGGCCAGGTCTGTGTAGCAGCGTCGCGCGTCTACGTCCAAAAGTCAATTGCAGACAAGTTCATCGATGGATACAAAGAGCGCATGAAAGAGGCAGTGAAAAAGATCGGAAACCCTCTAGAAGAGTCTACATCAATGGGTCCGCTTGTCAACAAAGCTGCCTTTGAACGTGTTAGTGGAATGATTGAGCGCGGAAAGTCAGAGGCTGagcttgttgttggtggaATGCGTCACGGGGACGAAGGCTGCTTCGTCGAGCCAACCGTCTTTTTGAACCCGAAGGAAGGCGCCGAAATCTATAAAAACGAGATTTTTGGTCCAGTTGCAGTGATCAAGACTTTTGAAACCGAGGAGGAAGTGTTAGCACTGGCAAATGACACCGAGTTTGGTCTGATGTCGGGTGTTTTTACAAAGGACCTTAACCGGGCGCTGCGAATTTCAGCCCTCTTGGAGTCTGGTGTGGTTGGTGTCAACTGCATCAGCTCT ATGAATGTGCAGGTTCCCTTCGGTGGCAAGAAAGCATCCGGCATTGGCAGGGAGTTTGGAGAATATGTAGGCACAATGGTCGAGGATTGA
- a CDS encoding uncharacterized protein (ID:PFLUO_009338-T1.cds;~source:funannotate) — MAAPQAVETRGSLLGLPTYPSEPQFTGLTALVTGANGISGYHMVRVLASSPQRWGRIYCLSRRPPPANFFEDLGEGASRVKHISVDFLSSPMEIAEHLNGKIDKVDHVFFFSYMQTQQKGNVLGMWSDATALAELNGNLIRNFLGGLKAASLHPKRFLLQTGAKHYGFHMGPATNPSFESDPRVTLEDNFYYPQEDALESYCKETGASWNVVRPSYIIGAVRDSALNFMIGLAIFGAVESHLGRALDFPGDYAAWDREYCQSTALLNAHFEEWAVLTDEAANQAFNIQDGENFTWGRFWAYLASWYGTTWNPPTEDKSRYKEVRCRHEDTPRGYGPTGTTRSTFSFLEWSGRPEVQKAFKELSEKHGLVLEPFTEKNRSQIFGMVDSAVLGDWPLSLSMRKARKLGFFGTTDSYKSAFQAMHDLARLKLVVPPEMKEYIE, encoded by the exons ATGGCAGCGCCTCAAGCGGTCGAAACTCGAGGCTCCCTCCTTGGGTTGCCTACGTATCCCAGTGAGCCGCAGTTTACAGGACTGACGGCCTTGGTGACGGGTGCAAATGGAATATCTGGATACCATATGGTTCGAGTTCTCGCCTCATCACCCCAACGCTGGGGTCGCATCTACTGTCTGTCAAGACGACCACCTCCGGCCAACTTCTTTGAAGACTTGGGAGAGGGCGCATCGCGCGTCAAGCACATTTCGGTGGACTTCCTCTCAAGCCCTATGGAGATTGCAGAGCATTTGAACGGCAAGATCGATAAAGT tgatcatgtcttcttcttttcctaCATGCAGACCCAACAGAAGGGTAATGTCCTTGGAATGTGGTCAGATGCAACCGCATTGGCTGAACTGAACG GCAATCTGATCAGGAACTTCCTGGGTGGTCTAAAAGCAGCCTCTCTGCATCCAAAGCGTTTCCTATTACAGACCGGTGCTAAGCATTATGGCTTCCACATGGGACCGGCCACCAACCCCTCGTTCGAATCGGACCCCCGGGTCACCTTGGAAGATAACTTCTATTATCCACAAGAGGACGCCCTTGAGAGCTACTGCAAAGAGACTGGAGCATCATGGAATGTCGTTCGTCCTTCCTACATCATTGGCGCAGTCCGTGACAGCGCGTTGAACTTTATGATTGGACTCGCCATATTTGGAGCGGTCGAAAGTCATCTCGGGAGAGCCTTGGACTTCCCCGGTGACTATGCGGCTTGGGATCGCGAGTACTGCCAAAGCACAGCTTTGCTCAACGCCCACTTCGAGGAATGGGCTGTCTTGACTGATGAAGCTGCCAATCAGGCCTTCAACATCCAAGACGGTGAGAACTTCACTTGGGGACGCTTCTGGGCGTACCTGGCCAGCTGGTATGGCACAACGTGGAATCCTCCCACTGAGGACAAGTCCAGATATAAGGAGGTTCGATGCCGACATGAAGATACACCAAGAGG ATATGGTCCTACTGGCACAACAAGGTCCaccttcagcttcttggaGTGGTCCGGCCGCCCAGAAGTTCAGAAGGCGTTTAAGGAGCTCTCTGAGAAACACGGGCTTGTTTTGGAGCCTTTCACCGAGAAGAACAGATCCCAGATTTTTGGAATGGTGGATTCTGCCGTCCTAGGCGATTGGCCGCTTTCTCTCAGCATGCGCAAGGCGCGTAAATTGGGATTCTTTGGCACCACCGACTCATATAAATCGGCCTTCCAAGCGATGCACGACCTTGCTCGACTTAAGCTGGTGGTCCCTCCTGAGATGAAAGAGTATATCGAGTGA
- a CDS encoding uncharacterized protein (ID:PFLUO_009337-T1.cds;~source:funannotate): MCMKCWFCQHGYTNRCQNGPSFGSMALDGGQAEYVRIPFADSTLETIPENVSDDMMMLMCDIFPTGYYGAMRALTKLMRNTETAQSIFGFEPAPSAPSLSYTRQKLQDVTVVCLGCGPVGICGVLTAVVLGAGTVYAVDSVPDRLEQAKNMGALPLKLGTDDIPAIIKAATGGRGADAIVESVGNKAAMRLALDLVRACGVISSIGFHQSDLPFDAFEAYSKNIDLNMGRAAVRPVFGEALKILTDHQDKLSGFITHKMPLSDAPKAYDMFEKHQARKVLFTL; encoded by the exons ATGTG CATGAAATGTTGGTTCTGCCAACACGGCTACACAAACCGATGCCAGAATGGGCCTTCATTCGGTAGCATGGCCTTGGACGGCGGCCAAGCCGAGTACGTGCGCATTCCCTTTGCCGATAGCACGTTGGAAACTATCCCCGAGAACGTTAGCGATGAtatgatgatgttgatgtgCGACATTTTTCCCACGGGGTACTACGGGGCCATGAGGGCGCTCACCAAATTGATGCGCAATACAGAGACTGCTCAGAGCATTTTTGGCTTTGAACCTGCCCCATCCGCACCAAGTTTGTCCTACACACGGCAAAAGCTCCAAGACGTGACAGTGGTCTGCTTGGGATGTGGACCGGTTGGAATCTGTGGTGTTCTTACGGCCGTGGTCCTTGGGGCTGGTACGGTCTATGCAGTTGACTCAGTTCCAGATCGTCTTGAGCAAGCTAAGAACATGGGTGCATTGCCATTGAAACTTGGAACAGATGATATCCCAGCCATCATTAAAGCTGCGACTGGTGGCCGGGGCGCCGATGCTATCGTGGAAAGCGTTGGGAACAAGGCCGCAATGAGGCTGGCCCTTGACCTGGTAAGGGCCTGTGGAGTGATCTCTTCCATTGGCTTTCATCAGTCGGATTTGCCTTTTGACGCATTTGAAGCATATTCCAAGAACATTGA TTTGAATATGGGACGAGCAGCCGTACGTCCGGTATTTGGTGAGGCACTGAAGATCTTAACAGACCACCAAGACAAGCTCTCTGGCTTTATTACACATAAGATGCCTCTGAGCGATGCACCCAAGGCCTATGATATGTTTGAAAAGCATCAGGCGCGCAAGGTGCTTTTCACACTATGA
- a CDS encoding uncharacterized protein (ID:PFLUO_009332-T1.cds;~source:funannotate): MATEQLPPPAAANLMDQEKGPEVALAAEDRQRNYAQRPECFSSTLQECLFVLTATMAIGQQSFFQGAIVGVTASIGKDLNMNSAEITWINAGASLSSGAFLLTFGKLADMFGRKSLFIFGMAGFTIALLIAGFASNAIYMDVFSGILGLFAAAVVPPAVGALGAVYEKPSKRKNRAFACFSAGNPLGFVGGMIISGIASHEYNWRASFWALSVVYAIFTALTLWTVPADGFQRKPVNWDSIKRIDLLGTVLVIIGFAAFSSSLSLAGDAPNGWRTGYVLALFIVGIILLSCFIYWQSRARHPLMPLWVWKDRNFSLLMATFCLGFAGFSSISFWLSLYLQEVKHRTALEITVRLLPMVVSGVSVNVVCGLILHRVSNKLLTGIAALAYTASFLILSFMNAETTYWAFIFPALLLVVVGADIQFNVTNMYVMSSLPPSQQSIAGGIFNTVNKLCNNLGLGISTSVYNSVAAQMTADTPRIRPYLSVYWFAAAAAGLSLVFVPFLTLGMQGGDDPVSKKSASIADGSERGEVGQAEKGTVDVASEKAALDESATKYPGPDPVDGESHPKSEAETEALEGPERK; encoded by the exons AAAAGGGTCCAGAAGTGGCTTTGGCCGCCGAAGATCGCCAGCGCAACTATGCACAACGTCCCGAGTGCTTCAGCAGCACCCTTCAAGAATGTCTGTTCGTCCTAACGGCCACAATGGCCATTGGCCAACAGTCTTTCTTCCAGGGCGCCATCGTCGGTGTGACAGCGTCCATTGGCAAGGACCTGAACATGAATTCTGCGGAGATCACCTGGATCAATGCCGGTGCATC TCTTAGCAGCGGCGCCTTCCTGTTGACATTCGGCAAACTGGCCGACATGTTCGGCCGCAAATCgctcttcatcttcgggATGGCGGGCTTCACCATTGCGCTGCTGATTGCCGGATTTGCCTCTAATGCCATCTACATGGACGTCTTCTCCGGAATCCTGGGTCTCTTCGCCGCGGCCGTGGTGCCGCCCGCCGTCGGTGCCCTGGGCGCCGTTTATGAGAAACCGTCGAAACGCAAGAACCGTGCCTTTGCCTGCTTTAGTGCTGGGAATCCGCTCGGATTTGTGGGCGGTATGATTATTTCCGGCATCGCGTCTCACGAATATAATTGGCGCGCTTCTTTTTGGGCTCTATCTGTTGTGTATGCCATCTTCACGGCGCTCACGCTGTGGACTGTGCCCGCGGATGGGTTCCAGAGGAAGCCGGTTAACTGGGACTCCATTAAGCGGATCGATTTGCTCGGCACAGTTCTTGTTATTATTGGATTTGCTGCTTTTTCCAGCTCGCTCTC ATTAGCAGGCGATGCCCCCAACGGCTGGCGAACCGGCTAcgtcctcgccctctttATCGTCGGCATTATCCTACTGTCCTGCTTTATATACTGGCAGTCCCGCGCACGGCACCCGCTCATGCCCCTCTGGGTCTGGAAAGACCGCaacttctctctcctcatGGCAACATTCTGTCTGGGCTTCGCCGGCTTCTCATCCATATCCTTCTGGCTATCGCTCTACCTCCAAGAAGTCAAGCACCGCACCGCTCTCGAGATCACCGTCCGCCTCCTCCCCATGGTCGTCAGCGGCGTCTCCGTCAACGTAGTCTGCGGCCTAATTCTACACCGCGTCAGCAACAAGCTGCTCACGGGCATCGCCGCGCTCGCGTACACAGCGTCATTCCTCATTCTGAGCTTCATGAACGCCGAAACGACTTACTGGGCATTCATCTTCCCGGCactgctcctcgtcgtcgtcggcgcggATATCCAGTTCAACGTCACCAATATGTACGTTATGTCCTCGCTTCCGCCCTCCCAGCAGTCCATCGCCGGCGGCATATTCAACACCGTCAACAAACTCTGCAATAACTTGGGCCTGGGCATTTCCACCTCCGTCTACAACTCCGTTGCTGCCCAGATGACTGCCGACACGCCGCGTATCAGGCCGTATCTCTCTGTCTACTGGtttgcggcggcggcggcgggcttGTCTCTTGTCTTTGTGCCGTTCTTGACGCTGGGCATGCAGGGCGGTGATGATCCGGTTTCGAAGAAGAGTGCTTCTATTGCGGATGGGAGTGAGCGTGGGGAAGTTGGGCAGGCTGAGAAGGGAACTGTCGATGTGGCTAGTGAGAAGGCTGCTCTTGATGAGTCTGCTACAAAATATCCTGGTCCGGACCCGGTGGATGGAGAGTCGCATCCGAAATCCGAGGCCGAGACTGAAGCACTGGAAGGACCGGAACGAAAATAA
- a CDS encoding uncharacterized protein (ID:PFLUO_009334-T1.cds;~source:funannotate), whose protein sequence is MHILDLGTLQADESWILRGGNTSKLSDLNPVNKRRDLIVLSALIEHPDAGLILFETGCAEDLEVNWGAPLNDIFPRIEYSEGQKLPNAIKSAGYDIKDIKAVVIGHLHLDHAGGLEHFVDTDVPIYVHEEEFKHACWAIATGADLGVYMGHYMLLEKLKWNTFTESTLDLFRGITLHHAPGHTPGLCMMQVNLEKDGTFIWTTDQFHVAENYELGHPHGGLARDHNAWYRSLNLVRRLQRLYSARLIYGHDKDVFNTLQSEKKIFE, encoded by the exons ATGCACATTCTGGACCTGGGCACTCTTCAAGCAGACGAGTCATG GATTCTTCGAGGTGGCAACACAAGCAAACTCAGCGACCTCAATCCAGTGAATAAACGCCGTGACCTGATTGTGCTTTCTGCATTGATTGAGCATCCCGATGCTGGTTTGATTCTCTTCGAGACCGGGTGCGCCGAAGACCTCGAAGTG AACTGGGGTGCTCCTCTCAATGATATTTTCCCGCGAATCGAGTACTCTGAGGGCCAGAAGCTCCCAAATGCCATTAAATCAGCTGGATATGATATCAAAGATATCAAGGCCGTTGTAAtcggccatcttcacctcGATCATGCGGGAGGACTCGAGCATTTTGTGGACACTGACGTGCCCATCTACGTCCATGAAGAAGAGTTCAAGCACGCATGTTGGGCTATTGCAACTGGCGCAGACCTTGGTGTGTATATGGGTCACTATATGCTCCTGGAAAAGCTAAAATGGAACACTTTCACCGAATCCACACTGGATCTTTTCCGGGGCATCACTCTCCATCATGCTCCTGGCCATACACCTGGACTTTGCATGATGCAGGTTAATCTTGAAAAAGACGGCACTTTTATTTGGACCACTGATCAGTTCCACGTTGCGGAGAACTACGAACTGGGGCACCCTCATGGCGGATTGGCAAGAGACCACAATGCCTGGTATCGCAGCCTCAACCTGGTCCGCAGGCTTCAAAGACTATATAGTGCACGACTGATTTATGGCCATGATAAGGATGTCTTTAACACCCTTCAAAGTGAAAAGAAGATCTTTGAGTGA
- a CDS encoding uncharacterized protein (ID:PFLUO_009335-T1.cds;~source:funannotate), with protein sequence MGSNGDRHVGAFNFAIVLALCLGSLTYGYSFSVTSTTLGQPAFFEYFDLSDDESSPSYAFTNRIIGGLNGCFSGGGFLGAVFSGWACDALGRKKTLLVATPIGVLGGVLQGGSVNLAMLLVGRLLGGFAVGILMVLVPLFQSEIAPPATRGFLVSQHGVVVVFGYSAAAWIGFGCYFSTTPAFQWRFPLCLQALWPLVMLALTPFLPESPRWLIMKNRTHEAWAVLGKLHDAKISSERSSFAKEELYQITHQVAEDQELARSETVWTLFTKASYRKRMICAFLVMFGSESTGILVVYNYSVLLYEGLGFTGSIPLLLAAAYVTVACCGNYISSLLVDRIGRRTSLVIGVTGCGVGLIFEAALSATYVETTNHAGLSAGVFFLFLYISFYGCFVDATTYVYCSEIFPNHIRSRGMAWSLAILFLSTVAYLIPAPTAFAQVGWKYYLLFILLTAICAPLLWIMLPETKGLALEEIGEKFGDHVAVRLTQLTSDQTAELDKVIAENSGPQSVHVEMTSAST encoded by the exons ATGGGAAGCAATGGCGACCGCCATGTCGGCGCTTTCAATTTTGCT ATTGTCTTAGCTCTGTGCTTGGGGAGTTTGACTTATGGCTACTCGTTCAGCGTTACGTCGACGACGTTGGGACAGCCGGCCTTCTTTGAATACTTTGACCTCTCAGATGACgaatcttctccttcctATGCTTTCACCAATCGGATTATTGGCGGCTTGAATGGCTGCTTTTCTGGTGGTGGCTTCCTTGGTGCTGTCTTTAGTGGCTGGGCCTGTGATGCCCTGGGTCGAAAGAAGACACTACTTGTCGCTACACCCATTGGAGTCCTCGGTGGTGTGTTGCAAGGAGGCTCAGTCAATCTTGCGATGCTCCTTGTTGGTCGCCTGCTTGGTGGTTTTGCAGTTG GTATTCTGATGGTGCTTGTTCCCCTTTTTCAATCCGAAATTGCACCTCCTGCTACCCGAGGGTTCCTTGTTTCACAACATG gtgttgttgttgtctTTGGCTACTCAGCAGCTGCCTGGATCGGGTTTGGCTGCTACTTCTCGACAACGCCTGCGTTCCAATGGCGCTTCCCGCTTTGCCTGCAAGCTCTGTGGCCTCTAGTAATGCTTGCTCTGACTCCTTTCTTGCCAGAGTCACCTCGTTGGC TCATAATGAAGAACAGGACCCACGAGGCATGGGCAGTCCTGGGAAAACTCCACGATGCAAAGATCTCATCGGAACGATCGTCGTTCGCCAAAGAGGAATTGTACCAGATCACCCACCAAGTCGCCGAAGATCAAGAGCTGGCTCGTTCGGAGACGGTCTGGACTCTGTTTACCAAGGCCTCCTACCGCAAACGTATGATCTGTGCCTTCCTTGTGATGTTTGGCTCCGAGTCAACTGGAATCTTGGTGGTCTACAACTACAGCGTTCTTCTCTACGAAGGCCTTGGCTTCACGGGCAGTATTCCTTTGCTGTTGGCAGCCGCATATGTGACTGTTGCTTGCTGTGGAAACTACATCAGTTCGCTGTTGGTTGACCGGATCGGCCGAAGAACTTCCCTAG TCATTGGCGTTACTGGCTGCGGAGTCGGTCTCATATTTGAAGCTGCGCTGTCTGCAACTTATGTCGAAACAACAAATCACGCCGGGCTGAGCGCTggtgtcttcttccttttcctttaCATTTCATT CTACGGTTGCTTCGTCGACGCCACGACCTACGTCTACTGTAGCGAGATCTTCCCAAACCATATCCGCTCTCGGGGGATGGCTTGGTCGCTCGCTATCCTATTTCTTTCCACTGTCGCATATCTCATTCCAGCACCCACTGCATTCGCTCAAGTGGGGTGGAAGTATTACCTTCTTTTCATCCTTCTCACTGCTATCTGTGCGCCGTTACTTTGGATCATGCTGCCAGAGACGAAAGGTCTTGCGCTGGAAGAGATTGGCGAAAAGTTCGGTGATCATGTGGCTGTTCGCCTCACTCAACTTACTAGTGATCAGACTGCAGAGCTCGACAAGGTGATCGCGGAGAACAGTGGGCCCCAGAGCGTGCATGTCGAGATGACATCGGCTAGCACATAA